Proteins encoded together in one Yersinia mollaretii ATCC 43969 window:
- a CDS encoding tRNA-uridine aminocarboxypropyltransferase yields the protein MAQSVSPTVMTTNAVLRLRQQRLAASTRAYRARGCRAIRCQNCLLAERLCLCDTIKPQLANSRFCLIMFDTEPLKPSNTGRLIADILPETQAFLWARTEVDPALLAAIGDPTRQPYVVFPEKYAEPPRQVLNELPASDKPPLFILLDGTWNEAKKMFRKSPYLADLPMLSLNVTTASDYLLREAPRPEQHCTVEVAAALLQQAGDTLAAEGLTAHFHYFRQQYLAGKPHHPVGRVTASLEKIA from the coding sequence ATGGCACAGAGTGTTTCGCCCACGGTTATGACGACGAATGCCGTACTGCGTTTGCGCCAACAGCGCTTAGCCGCCTCCACTCGTGCCTATCGCGCCCGGGGCTGTCGCGCTATTCGTTGCCAGAACTGCCTGCTGGCAGAGCGATTGTGCCTGTGCGACACCATCAAACCGCAACTGGCGAACAGCCGTTTTTGCTTGATTATGTTTGATACTGAGCCGCTCAAACCCAGCAATACGGGCCGCCTGATTGCCGATATCCTGCCAGAGACCCAAGCCTTTCTCTGGGCGCGCACGGAAGTTGACCCTGCACTGTTAGCCGCTATTGGTGATCCCACACGCCAACCCTATGTGGTATTTCCGGAAAAGTATGCCGAGCCGCCACGGCAGGTGCTCAATGAATTGCCTGCCAGTGATAAGCCGCCGCTATTTATTCTGCTGGATGGCACCTGGAACGAAGCGAAAAAAATGTTTCGCAAAAGTCCCTATCTCGCCGATTTACCGATGCTGTCATTGAATGTCACGACAGCCTCCGATTATCTTTTGCGCGAAGCCCCGCGACCAGAGCAGCACTGTACCGTCGAGGTTGCTGCTGCGCTGCTTCAGCAAGCGGGTGATACTCTCGCTGCGGAGGGATTAACCGCCCATTTCCACTATTTTCGCCAGCAATATTTAGCTGGAAAACCTCATCATCCAGTGGGGCGAGTCACAGCAAGTCTCGAAAAAATCGCATAA
- the trxC gene encoding thioredoxin TrxC translates to MNTVCTACMATNRLPEERIDDGAKCGRCGHSLFDGEVINATADTLDKLLQDDLPVVIDFWAPWCGPCRSFAPIFEAVAAERAGKIRFVKVNTEAEPALSTRFRIRSIPTIMLYRNGKMLDMLSGAVPKAPFEHWLDEQLAAEPVAR, encoded by the coding sequence ATGAATACGGTATGCACAGCTTGTATGGCGACCAATCGCCTGCCGGAAGAACGTATTGATGACGGCGCTAAATGTGGGCGCTGCGGCCACTCTTTATTTGATGGCGAAGTGATTAACGCCACCGCCGACACACTGGATAAACTGCTGCAAGATGATCTGCCCGTCGTTATCGATTTCTGGGCACCGTGGTGTGGCCCTTGCCGCAGCTTCGCACCGATCTTTGAAGCTGTCGCCGCAGAGCGCGCTGGAAAAATCCGCTTCGTGAAAGTCAATACTGAAGCAGAACCTGCGCTCAGCACCCGTTTCCGGATTCGCAGCATTCCCACGATTATGCTGTATCGGAACGGTAAAATGCTCGACATGCTCAGCGGTGCAGTACCGAAGGCACCGTTTGAACATTGGTTAGATGAACAATTAGCCGCAGAACCGGTTGCCCGCTAA
- a CDS encoding tRNA/rRNA methyltransferase, whose protein sequence is MNDSFSGKNGKVKVMYVRSDESSDDRNKDKRPAGKGRPGDHAGRGSSPRNNDSRRNDSGRNERDRPSRPARSESSGPYDSPWKTVSRAPSEEPEFDHGGISGKSHVDPAQLRRQRAEETRVYGENACKALFESRPDAIVRAWFVQSVTPRFREALKWMAANRKAYHVVEEDELAKASGTEHHGGVCFLIKKRQGLDAETYLQQQTQAKDCVLALEDVGNPHNLGGIMRTCAHFGINGVLLQDPAILESGAAVRTAEGGAEHIKAINADDFLSVLDTFRKAGYTIVTTSSHKGVSLSKAELPAKMVLVLGQESDGLTDSAWQQGDMSVSIGGTGRVESLNVSVATGILLAEWWRQNSAQ, encoded by the coding sequence ATGAACGATTCATTTAGTGGCAAAAACGGCAAAGTTAAAGTGATGTACGTCCGCAGTGACGAAAGCAGCGACGACCGTAACAAAGATAAACGTCCGGCAGGTAAAGGCCGTCCGGGTGATCATGCGGGTCGGGGCAGCTCACCGCGTAATAATGACTCACGTCGTAATGATTCTGGCCGTAATGAACGCGATCGTCCTAGCCGTCCGGCACGTTCTGAAAGCAGCGGTCCTTACGATTCACCGTGGAAAACTGTCTCCCGTGCTCCATCGGAAGAGCCAGAGTTTGACCACGGAGGTATCAGCGGTAAAAGTCATGTTGACCCTGCGCAGTTGCGCCGTCAGCGGGCTGAAGAGACACGTGTTTATGGCGAAAATGCCTGTAAGGCGCTGTTCGAAAGCCGCCCTGATGCGATCGTCCGTGCTTGGTTTGTGCAGTCAGTCACCCCACGTTTCCGCGAAGCGCTGAAATGGATGGCGGCTAACCGCAAGGCTTACCATGTGGTTGAGGAAGATGAGCTGGCGAAGGCATCTGGCACTGAACACCACGGCGGCGTTTGCTTCCTGATTAAAAAACGTCAGGGTTTGGATGCAGAAACTTACCTGCAACAGCAGACTCAGGCGAAAGATTGCGTATTGGCGCTGGAAGATGTGGGTAACCCACATAATCTGGGTGGCATTATGCGGACCTGCGCACATTTCGGTATTAATGGCGTGCTACTGCAAGATCCGGCGATTCTGGAGTCGGGTGCCGCAGTGCGCACAGCGGAAGGCGGAGCGGAGCATATCAAGGCGATCAATGCCGATGATTTCCTCTCGGTGCTGGATACCTTCCGTAAAGCGGGTTACACCATCGTCACCACCTCAAGCCACAAAGGTGTCAGCCTGTCGAAAGCGGAACTGCCCGCCAAAATGGTGCTGGTATTAGGCCAAGAGAGTGATGGTCTGACCGACAGCGCGTGGCAGCAGGGCGACATGAGTGTGTCGATCGGCGGGACCGGGCGAGTTGAGAGTCTGAACGTTTCAGTCGCGACAGGTATCCTGCTCGCTGAGTGGTGGCGTCAAAATAGTGCTCAGTAA
- the emrB gene encoding multidrug efflux MFS transporter permease subunit EmrB, which produces MTVALSLATFMQVLDSTIANVAIPTIAGDLGSSNSQGTWVITSFGVANAISIPITGWLAKRIGEVRLFLWATGLFALASWLCGISNSLGMLIFFRVIQGLVAGPLIPLSQSLLLNNYPPAKRSMALALWSMTIVVAPIFGPILGGYISDNYHWGWIFFINIPIGLVVILMAGSTLKGRETKTEIKPIDTVGLVLLVVGIGALQIMLDQGKELDWFNSTEIIVLTVIAVIAITFLIVWELTDDHPVIDLSLFKSRNFTIGCLCISLAYMLYFGAIVLLPQLLQEVYGYTATWAGLASAPVGILPVLLSPIIGRFSHRIDMRQLVTFSFIMYAVCFYWRAYTFEPGMDFGASAWPQFVQGFAIACFFMPLTAITLSGLPPERMAAASSLSNFLRTLAGSIGTSITTTLWTQRESMHHSQLTEFVNPFNPNATQAYEELEKLGMSQQQASAYLAREITNQGLIISANEIFWLSAGVFLLLLALVWFARPPFTSGGGGGGAH; this is translated from the coding sequence ATGACGGTCGCGCTCTCATTAGCGACTTTTATGCAGGTGCTGGACTCCACCATTGCTAATGTGGCAATCCCCACTATTGCTGGCGATCTTGGCTCGTCCAACTCGCAGGGCACTTGGGTTATCACCTCATTTGGTGTGGCGAATGCGATCTCAATCCCAATCACGGGATGGTTAGCGAAGCGCATCGGCGAAGTGCGCTTGTTCCTTTGGGCGACGGGGCTGTTTGCTCTGGCCTCATGGCTGTGCGGCATCTCAAACAGTCTGGGGATGCTGATCTTCTTCCGCGTGATTCAGGGCTTGGTTGCTGGGCCATTGATTCCGCTATCACAAAGTTTGCTGCTGAATAACTATCCGCCCGCGAAGCGAAGTATGGCCTTGGCATTGTGGTCGATGACAATTGTCGTGGCCCCGATATTTGGGCCGATCCTCGGCGGTTATATCAGCGACAACTATCACTGGGGCTGGATCTTCTTTATCAACATCCCGATCGGGTTGGTGGTGATTCTGATGGCGGGCAGCACCCTGAAAGGGCGAGAAACCAAAACCGAGATCAAACCCATCGATACCGTGGGGCTGGTGTTATTGGTGGTCGGTATCGGTGCCTTGCAAATCATGCTCGACCAAGGCAAGGAGCTGGATTGGTTTAACTCGACCGAGATTATCGTCCTGACGGTCATTGCCGTGATTGCCATTACCTTCCTGATCGTTTGGGAGCTAACCGACGACCATCCGGTGATCGATTTGTCACTATTCAAATCGAGAAACTTTACCATTGGGTGCTTGTGTATCAGCCTCGCCTATATGTTGTACTTCGGTGCCATCGTCTTGCTGCCGCAGCTACTTCAGGAGGTCTACGGCTACACCGCCACTTGGGCCGGTTTGGCCTCCGCACCCGTCGGGATATTGCCGGTATTGCTGTCGCCGATTATTGGTCGCTTCTCGCATCGAATTGATATGCGGCAGTTAGTGACATTCAGCTTCATTATGTATGCGGTTTGTTTCTACTGGCGGGCATATACATTCGAACCAGGGATGGATTTTGGTGCCTCGGCATGGCCGCAGTTTGTGCAAGGCTTTGCCATTGCCTGCTTCTTTATGCCATTGACGGCCATCACTCTCTCCGGCTTACCGCCAGAGCGTATGGCGGCGGCGTCCAGTTTATCTAACTTCCTGCGAACATTGGCGGGGTCGATTGGTACCTCAATCACCACCACGCTATGGACACAAAGAGAGTCGATGCACCATTCGCAGTTGACGGAGTTTGTTAATCCGTTCAACCCGAACGCCACGCAGGCTTATGAGGAGTTGGAAAAGCTTGGGATGAGTCAGCAGCAAGCCTCGGCTTATCTGGCGCGGGAGATCACCAATCAGGGGCTGATTATCTCGGCCAACGAGATCTTCTGGCTCTCTGCGGGGGTGTTCCTGCTCCTGTTGGCATTGGTCTGGTTTGCACGGCCGCCATTCACTTCCGGTGGTGGGGGTGGCGGCGCGCACTAG
- the emrA gene encoding multidrug efflux MFS transporter periplasmic adaptor subunit EmrA, translating to MSTNAEDQTPPQPQNKKKQRKRVLLSLTVIFIILGVAYLIYWFLVLRHHQETDNAYISGNQVQIMSQVSGSVVSVNFDNTDVVKSGDVLVTLDPTDAEQAYEQAKTALANSVRQTHQLIINSKQYQANIALRKTELNQAQSDLKRRVVLGAAAAIGREELQHARDAVDAAQASLDVAIQQYNANQALVLDTPLEKQPAVEQSAAKLRDAWLALQRTKVLSPVSGYVSRRSVQVGAKIANGSPLMAVIPANQMWVDANFKETQLANMRIGQSATVVTDFYGDDVVYQGKVVGLDMGTGSAFSLLPAQNATGNWIKVVQRLPVRISLDAKQLAEHPLRIGLSTTVRVDTANPDGQVLAQIGRKDPAFVTNALSLDLAPVNQMISDIIHANAG from the coding sequence ATGAGTACGAATGCGGAAGACCAAACCCCGCCACAACCGCAGAATAAAAAGAAGCAACGGAAACGCGTATTGCTCTCACTGACGGTGATTTTTATTATTCTTGGCGTGGCCTATCTGATCTATTGGTTCCTGGTGCTGCGCCATCACCAAGAGACTGATAATGCTTATATTTCAGGCAATCAGGTACAGATCATGTCGCAGGTTTCCGGCAGCGTGGTCAGTGTCAACTTTGACAATACGGACGTGGTCAAAAGCGGCGATGTGCTGGTCACGCTAGACCCAACAGATGCCGAACAAGCCTATGAGCAGGCGAAAACGGCGCTGGCAAACAGCGTGCGCCAAACCCACCAGCTCATCATTAACAGCAAACAGTATCAGGCCAATATTGCCCTGAGAAAAACCGAGCTGAATCAAGCACAAAGTGATCTGAAACGCCGTGTGGTGCTTGGCGCTGCTGCTGCCATTGGCCGTGAAGAGCTGCAACATGCTCGCGATGCCGTCGATGCAGCACAAGCCTCGCTGGATGTGGCGATTCAACAGTACAACGCCAATCAGGCGCTGGTGCTGGATACACCATTGGAAAAACAACCGGCGGTCGAGCAGTCTGCGGCTAAGCTGCGTGATGCTTGGTTAGCGCTGCAACGCACCAAGGTTCTCAGCCCAGTCTCCGGCTATGTTTCACGCCGCAGTGTGCAGGTGGGGGCAAAGATTGCCAATGGTTCACCTTTGATGGCAGTGATCCCAGCAAATCAGATGTGGGTTGACGCCAACTTTAAAGAGACCCAGTTAGCCAATATGCGCATCGGCCAATCCGCAACTGTCGTGACCGATTTCTATGGCGATGACGTGGTTTATCAGGGGAAAGTGGTTGGTCTGGATATGGGGACGGGTAGCGCTTTCTCCCTGTTGCCAGCGCAGAATGCCACCGGCAACTGGATCAAAGTGGTTCAGCGCCTGCCAGTTCGTATCTCGCTGGATGCAAAACAACTGGCTGAGCACCCGCTGCGTATTGGTCTCTCTACCACCGTGAGAGTGGACACCGCCAATCCCGATGGTCAAGTGTTAGCGCAAATCGGGCGTAAAGATCCTGCTTTTGTCACCAATGCGTTGTCACTGGATTTAGCGCCAGTGAATCAAATGATTAGCGACATTATTCATGCGAATGCAGGTTAA
- the mprA gene encoding transcriptional repressor MprA: MESSFSPIEQMLNFRAKRQKDFPYQEILLTRLCMHMHSKLLENRNKMLKAQGINETLFMALITLDAQESHSIQPSELSAALGSSRTNATRIADELEKKGWIERRESQNDRRCLHLHLTEAGVEFLNQLLPPQHKCLHFLWSTLDADEQQQLETLTRKLLSRLDQMEIPEQ, from the coding sequence ATGGAAAGTTCGTTTAGTCCCATAGAACAGATGCTTAATTTTCGCGCAAAACGCCAGAAAGATTTCCCTTATCAGGAGATTCTGCTGACGCGTTTGTGTATGCATATGCACAGTAAATTGCTTGAAAATCGCAACAAAATGCTAAAAGCGCAAGGGATTAACGAAACCCTATTTATGGCGTTAATTACGCTGGATGCGCAAGAAAGCCACAGTATCCAACCGTCAGAATTGAGTGCCGCACTGGGTTCTTCACGAACGAATGCCACCCGCATTGCTGACGAGCTGGAGAAAAAAGGCTGGATTGAGCGCCGCGAAAGCCAAAACGATCGCCGTTGCTTACACTTACATCTGACCGAGGCGGGTGTTGAATTCTTAAATCAACTGCTGCCCCCACAACATAAGTGTCTGCATTTTCTTTGGTCAACACTTGACGCTGACGAGCAGCAACAGCTTGAAACCCTCACGCGTAAGTTACTGTCCCGACTAGATCAAATGGAAATACCGGAACAGTAA
- the ygaH gene encoding L-valine transporter subunit YgaH — protein MNTDVLIIGLVVGTVNYLFRYLPLRLGPARKQAGLQRGRVSLLLDSIGIASICALLVVSSTPEIIHNPQKLLPTLIGFLVICGCFYKTHSIIFATLLGALSYGLTFKLLMILA, from the coding sequence ATGAATACGGATGTTCTGATCATTGGGTTAGTGGTGGGGACAGTTAATTACCTGTTTCGCTATTTGCCACTGCGGCTGGGGCCTGCGCGTAAACAAGCGGGCTTGCAACGGGGGAGAGTGTCACTGCTGCTCGACAGCATTGGTATTGCTTCGATTTGTGCCTTGTTGGTGGTCTCCAGCACGCCAGAAATCATCCATAACCCACAAAAGTTACTTCCTACTCTCATTGGTTTTTTAGTGATCTGCGGATGCTTCTATAAAACCCACAGTATTATCTTCGCCACCTTACTTGGCGCACTCAGCTATGGCCTGACATTCAAGCTACTTATGATTCTGGCGTAA
- a CDS encoding AzlC family ABC transporter permease: MQSQITDAPPTTQSIATFTEGITDSLPIVIGYLPVAFAFGLSSVKLGFTPWEGIFFSCIIYAGASQFVITALLSAGMSLWVSALTVMAMDIRHILYGPALKHRILTKLSSKKTALWAFGLTDEVFAAATTKLMKDQRRWSENWMIGIALTSWLSWVAGTAVGAMFGNGPLENFPAIEASLSFMLPALFLSFLLASFKRQYSLTVIASLSGALLGALLFSIPVAILAGIGGGCLATLLQPVPEVTTEPPENSKQESAP; the protein is encoded by the coding sequence ATGCAAAGCCAAATCACCGATGCCCCGCCGACGACTCAGTCGATCGCTACCTTTACCGAAGGGATAACCGATAGCCTGCCCATTGTTATTGGTTATCTGCCCGTGGCATTCGCCTTTGGCCTGAGTTCGGTAAAACTTGGCTTTACCCCGTGGGAAGGTATTTTCTTCTCTTGCATCATTTATGCCGGTGCCAGCCAATTTGTTATCACCGCACTATTGAGCGCCGGAATGTCATTGTGGGTCTCAGCACTGACCGTGATGGCAATGGATATCCGCCATATCCTGTATGGCCCCGCACTCAAACACCGTATTTTGACGAAACTATCCAGCAAGAAGACCGCCCTTTGGGCCTTCGGTTTGACGGATGAAGTCTTTGCCGCCGCCACCACCAAACTGATGAAAGACCAACGGCGCTGGAGCGAAAATTGGATGATCGGCATCGCCTTGACCTCTTGGCTCTCTTGGGTGGCGGGAACCGCTGTCGGGGCGATGTTTGGTAATGGCCCGCTGGAGAATTTCCCAGCGATTGAAGCTTCGCTCTCCTTTATGTTACCCGCGCTGTTCCTCAGTTTCCTACTGGCATCATTTAAGCGCCAATACAGTCTGACCGTGATCGCCTCATTGAGCGGGGCATTACTGGGCGCATTGCTGTTCTCTATTCCGGTCGCCATTTTGGCGGGCATTGGCGGCGGATGTTTAGCTACCCTGCTTCAACCCGTCCCCGAAGTCACCACCGAACCGCCCGAAAATAGTAAACAGGAGTCAGCACCATGA
- a CDS encoding amidohydrolase, giving the protein MSTLKLTLLQQPLVWLDAQANLRHFEMLLEPLRQRDLIVLPEMFTTGFAMNAAENAQPEAEIVGWLRHWASQTNAMIGGSVALKIADGAVNRFLLVEPGGKVHHYDKRHLFRMADEHHHYLAGIERKIIEWRGWRIMPQICYDLRFPVWARNQQDYDLALYVANWPAARTKQWQTLLAARAIENQAYVAGCNRVGDDDNGHHYQGDSVILEMQGEALVQAEPEQAAQLDAELSLEALQAYRKAFPAWRDTDKFLLL; this is encoded by the coding sequence ATGTCAACTTTAAAACTGACGCTGCTGCAACAGCCGCTGGTGTGGCTGGATGCGCAGGCTAATTTGCGTCACTTTGAGATGCTGCTGGAGCCACTGCGCCAGCGCGATCTGATTGTGCTGCCCGAGATGTTTACCACCGGTTTCGCCATGAACGCGGCTGAAAATGCGCAGCCAGAAGCCGAAATCGTCGGCTGGTTGCGCCACTGGGCTAGCCAAACGAATGCGATGATCGGCGGCAGTGTGGCGTTGAAAATAGCCGATGGAGCTGTTAACCGTTTTCTGCTGGTGGAGCCGGGCGGGAAGGTTCATCACTACGATAAACGCCACTTATTCCGCATGGCCGATGAGCACCACCACTATCTGGCGGGTATTGAGCGCAAAATCATTGAATGGCGCGGTTGGCGGATTATGCCGCAAATCTGTTATGACCTGCGCTTTCCGGTGTGGGCGCGCAATCAGCAAGACTATGATTTGGCACTGTATGTGGCGAATTGGCCCGCTGCCCGCACTAAACAGTGGCAAACCTTGCTGGCGGCGCGGGCGATAGAGAATCAAGCTTACGTCGCGGGTTGTAATCGCGTCGGCGATGATGACAACGGCCATCACTATCAGGGCGACAGTGTGATTCTGGAGATGCAGGGCGAGGCTTTGGTTCAGGCAGAACCTGAGCAAGCGGCACAATTGGATGCCGAATTATCTTTGGAAGCCTTACAGGCTTATCGCAAAGCATTCCCTGCTTGGCGCGACACCGACAAATTTTTACTGCTGTAA
- a CDS encoding pyridoxal phosphate-dependent aminotransferase, whose translation MSNLSFIPDSKLPAQGTTIFTQMSTLAQKHQAINLSQGFPDFDGPDYLKQRLAHHVSQGANQYAPMAGVAPLRHAIAEKTANIYGWRPDADSEVTITTGASEALFAAITALVRPGDEVICFDPSYDSYAPVVKLAGGILKRIALTPPTFTTDWAEFADLVSERTRLVIVNTPHNPSATVWRTEDFEQLWQVIAQRNIYVLSDEVYEHICFSASGHASILAHPQLRQRAIAVSSFGKTFHMTGWKVGYCIAPAAISAEVRKIHQYLTFSVCTPVQLALADMLTAEPEHWQQLPAFYRARRDRFINALSTSRLKILPSEGTYFLLADYSAISDLNDVEFCQWLTEHVGVAAIPLSVFCEGPFPHKLIRLCFAKQEATLDAAAERLCQL comes from the coding sequence ATGAGCAACTTATCTTTTATTCCCGACAGTAAATTGCCTGCACAAGGCACCACCATCTTCACGCAAATGAGTACCTTGGCGCAAAAACATCAGGCGATTAACTTGTCGCAGGGGTTCCCCGATTTTGATGGTCCAGACTACCTAAAACAGCGTCTGGCCCACCATGTCAGCCAAGGTGCTAACCAATATGCCCCAATGGCGGGGGTAGCTCCGCTACGCCATGCTATCGCCGAGAAAACGGCTAACATCTATGGCTGGCGGCCCGATGCGGATAGCGAAGTCACCATTACCACTGGGGCCAGCGAAGCTTTATTTGCGGCGATTACCGCGTTGGTGCGCCCCGGCGATGAAGTGATCTGCTTTGATCCGAGCTACGACAGCTATGCGCCAGTGGTAAAATTGGCGGGTGGCATCCTCAAGCGTATTGCGCTCACGCCGCCAACATTTACCACGGATTGGGCTGAGTTCGCCGATCTGGTGTCAGAGCGCACGCGGTTGGTGATCGTCAATACCCCGCATAACCCGTCGGCGACCGTGTGGCGAACAGAAGATTTTGAGCAACTGTGGCAAGTGATTGCCCAGCGCAATATTTATGTGCTGAGCGATGAAGTGTACGAACACATCTGCTTTAGTGCCTCGGGTCATGCCAGCATCTTGGCGCATCCCCAATTGCGTCAGCGGGCGATTGCCGTTTCATCGTTCGGTAAAACCTTCCATATGACCGGATGGAAAGTGGGCTACTGCATCGCCCCTGCGGCCATCAGTGCTGAAGTGCGCAAAATTCATCAATACCTGACATTCTCAGTGTGTACGCCGGTGCAGCTAGCGCTGGCCGATATGCTCACTGCCGAACCTGAACATTGGCAACAGTTGCCGGCATTTTACCGCGCTCGCCGTGATCGCTTCATTAATGCCCTGTCCACCAGCCGCCTGAAAATCCTGCCTAGCGAGGGCACTTACTTCCTGCTGGCTGATTACAGCGCCATTTCAGACCTTAATGATGTTGAATTCTGCCAATGGCTGACTGAACATGTGGGTGTGGCCGCGATACCTTTATCGGTGTTCTGCGAAGGCCCCTTCCCCCATAAACTGATCCGGCTCTGCTTCGCCAAACAGGAGGCTACGCTGGACGCCGCTGCGGAGCGATTATGTCAACTTTAA
- a CDS encoding methylthioribulose 1-phosphate dehydratase, whose amino-acid sequence MTENVQLGALLAACHWIGEKGWCPATGGNMSLRLDSVHCLVTESGKDKGSLTANDFLLVETANNHVPSGRTPSAETGLHTLLYRLYPEINAVLHTHSVNATVLSRVERSHELVLQGYEMQKSLSGQRSHLDSVVIPIFDNDQDIPALAQRVAALADNRPLQYGFLVRGHGLYCWGASVAEARRHLEGLEFLFQCELQRRLLEVSLPKGEAQ is encoded by the coding sequence ATGACAGAGAATGTACAACTTGGCGCGCTGTTAGCCGCCTGCCACTGGATCGGCGAGAAAGGCTGGTGCCCGGCGACTGGCGGTAATATGTCCCTGCGACTGGATTCGGTTCACTGTTTGGTGACCGAATCTGGCAAAGATAAAGGTAGTCTGACCGCCAACGATTTTTTGCTGGTGGAAACCGCGAATAACCATGTTCCCAGTGGTCGTACTCCCTCGGCAGAGACGGGGCTGCACACCTTACTTTATCGCCTGTATCCTGAAATCAATGCGGTGCTACACACTCACTCGGTGAATGCCACCGTGCTATCACGGGTCGAGCGCAGCCATGAGTTAGTGCTGCAAGGCTACGAAATGCAGAAGTCGTTATCGGGTCAACGCAGCCATCTGGATAGCGTGGTGATCCCGATTTTTGATAATGATCAGGATATTCCGGCGTTGGCACAACGGGTGGCTGCACTGGCCGATAACCGCCCGTTACAATACGGCTTTTTGGTCCGTGGTCATGGCCTCTATTGCTGGGGGGCGAGTGTGGCTGAAGCTCGTCGCCATTTGGAAGGGCTGGAGTTCCTGTTCCAGTGTGAACTGCAACGGCGGTTGCTAGAGGTGAGTTTGCCAAAAGGAGAGGCTCAATGA
- the mtnC gene encoding acireductone synthase, translating to MIQAIVTDIEGTTTDIRFVHQVLFPYARERLTPFLLEHQQDDNIAGALADLRHELAQPDADIETLIAALHRFMDEDRKSTALKAIQGIIWRTGYLQGDFRGHLYPEVAQQLADWQQQGLGLYVYSSGSVAAQKLLFGYSDAGDLRPLFSGYFDTHVGAKREIASYQNIASQLALAPQDLLFLSDIRQELDAAQLAGWHTCQLIRDLPDNESHHPQVNRFDQIDLANFKS from the coding sequence ATGATTCAGGCTATTGTTACCGATATTGAAGGCACCACCACGGATATCCGTTTTGTCCATCAAGTGCTATTCCCCTATGCGCGCGAACGGCTGACCCCTTTTTTGCTTGAACATCAACAGGATGACAATATTGCTGGGGCGCTGGCGGATTTGCGCCACGAACTGGCGCAGCCAGATGCTGATATTGAAACGTTGATTGCTGCTTTGCACCGTTTTATGGATGAAGATCGCAAATCCACCGCGCTGAAAGCCATCCAAGGCATCATCTGGCGCACCGGTTATCTGCAAGGGGATTTTCGCGGCCATCTCTATCCAGAAGTCGCTCAACAATTGGCGGATTGGCAACAGCAGGGGCTGGGGCTGTATGTCTACTCCTCCGGCTCGGTCGCGGCCCAGAAATTGCTGTTTGGTTACAGTGATGCGGGGGATTTACGCCCCCTGTTCAGCGGCTATTTTGATACCCATGTGGGGGCAAAACGCGAAATTGCCTCTTATCAGAATATTGCCAGCCAGTTAGCTCTCGCGCCGCAAGACTTGCTGTTTTTGTCTGATATCCGCCAAGAGCTGGATGCCGCACAACTTGCGGGCTGGCACACCTGCCAGTTAATTCGTGATCTCCCTGACAACGAGAGCCATCACCCCCAAGTAAACCGTTTCGATCAGATTGATTTAGCCAATTTTAAATCGTGA
- a CDS encoding 1,2-dihydroxy-3-keto-5-methylthiopentene dioxygenase, with protein MSGLTIFSDQQPEQPLWQSRDADEIQQQLTAIGVRFERWQADRELGENPQPEAVIAAYQHEIDRLVAEKGYQSWDVISMRPDNAQREVLRQKFLSEHTHGEDEVRFFVEGFGLFCLHLNGKIYQILCEKNDLLSVPADTRHWFDMGSAPNFTAIRVFDNPEGWVANFTGDKIADAYPRLA; from the coding sequence ATGAGCGGATTAACGATTTTCAGTGACCAACAGCCCGAGCAGCCGCTGTGGCAGAGCCGTGATGCGGACGAGATTCAGCAGCAATTGACGGCGATTGGCGTGCGCTTTGAGCGCTGGCAGGCGGATCGTGAGCTGGGTGAGAACCCACAACCTGAAGCGGTTATTGCGGCGTATCAGCATGAAATTGACCGGCTGGTGGCTGAAAAAGGCTATCAGAGCTGGGATGTGATCAGTATGCGGCCCGACAATGCGCAGCGCGAAGTTTTGCGGCAGAAATTTTTGTCCGAGCACACACACGGCGAAGATGAAGTACGCTTTTTCGTTGAGGGTTTCGGGCTATTTTGCTTGCATCTCAACGGCAAAATTTATCAAATTCTGTGTGAAAAGAATGATTTGCTGTCAGTGCCAGCGGATACCCGCCACTGGTTTGATATGGGATCAGCACCCAATTTCACCGCGATCCGCGTGTTTGATAATCCAGAGGGCTGGGTGGCGAATTTCACCGGCGATAAGATCGCCGATGCCTATCCGCGTTTAGCATAA